The following proteins are co-located in the Pseudarthrobacter siccitolerans genome:
- a CDS encoding DivIVA domain-containing protein yields MALDIHRQIPASFERVQRSEYGYNAKQVDQFLQRARVSLETPEAAAHPINSSDVRAVSFDPVKGGYSAAVVDAALDRLEDAFARRERDELIAARGEEAWLREIGNLSGILRGRLHRPDGERFRRPAKKRARSYNTADVDRLCRELVAYLEQDKPLSVDNVRRAVFRPAVGQDGYEEAQVDAFLDRVVELMAAID; encoded by the coding sequence GTGGCATTGGACATTCATCGGCAGATCCCTGCGTCCTTTGAGCGCGTACAGCGCAGCGAATATGGCTACAACGCCAAACAGGTGGACCAGTTTCTGCAGCGTGCCCGGGTTTCCCTTGAAACCCCCGAAGCCGCGGCGCACCCCATCAACAGCTCGGATGTCCGGGCCGTCTCCTTTGATCCGGTCAAGGGCGGCTACTCCGCCGCCGTAGTGGATGCGGCACTGGACCGCCTCGAGGACGCCTTCGCCCGCCGCGAACGGGACGAGCTGATCGCTGCGCGGGGCGAGGAGGCATGGCTGCGGGAAATCGGAAACCTGTCCGGCATCCTCCGCGGCAGGCTGCACCGCCCCGACGGTGAGCGGTTCCGCCGGCCCGCGAAGAAGAGGGCCCGCAGCTACAACACCGCGGACGTGGACCGGCTGTGCCGCGAACTTGTCGCGTACCTTGAACAGGACAAGCCGCTCAGCGTGGACAATGTCCGCCGGGCCGTCTTCCGTCCCGCAGTTGGCCAGGATGGATATGAGGAAGCCCAGGTGGACGCTTTCCTGGACCGGGTGGTCGAACTGATGGCGGCCATCGACTAA
- a CDS encoding phosphatidate cytidylyltransferase, with translation MGQAEQAPAQRARTRGKQPRSNPTPKAGRNLPAAVGVGLAMLFAVLGGLLFLPLGFVAVTTTFAVFGVWEIYRALEANGTRMPIVPVMTGTVAMPFCAYLGGIESLLFAMLLSSVAVLLWRSVESAAGSANSIFAGVFTLGWVPFFISFAALPLHASGAATPLGLWPGGTIPDGAWQVAVMLLLVVSNDTFGYLVGASLGKHPMAPKISPKKSWEGFAGSVAGAMLIGVLASLFVLDKPWWVGIILAVGTVTAATAGDLAESMVKRELGVKDMSSILPGHGGVMDRLDSIVFASPVVFVLYGLLAGA, from the coding sequence ATGGGCCAGGCAGAGCAGGCCCCCGCACAACGGGCGCGCACAAGGGGGAAGCAGCCCAGAAGCAACCCAACACCAAAGGCCGGGCGGAACCTGCCGGCCGCGGTGGGGGTGGGCCTGGCCATGCTGTTCGCCGTGCTGGGCGGACTGCTGTTCCTCCCGCTGGGGTTCGTGGCGGTCACCACTACATTCGCCGTCTTCGGGGTGTGGGAAATCTACCGTGCCCTGGAAGCGAACGGCACCAGGATGCCCATCGTGCCGGTGATGACGGGTACGGTTGCCATGCCGTTCTGCGCCTACCTCGGTGGCATTGAAAGCCTGCTCTTTGCCATGCTGCTGAGCTCCGTGGCCGTCCTGCTGTGGCGGTCTGTTGAAAGCGCGGCCGGCTCCGCCAACAGCATCTTCGCCGGTGTGTTCACCCTGGGTTGGGTGCCGTTCTTCATCAGTTTCGCCGCGCTTCCGCTGCATGCCTCGGGAGCCGCCACCCCGCTGGGGCTCTGGCCGGGCGGGACCATTCCCGACGGCGCGTGGCAGGTGGCGGTGATGCTGCTGCTGGTGGTGTCCAACGACACCTTCGGCTACCTGGTGGGCGCGTCCCTGGGCAAGCATCCCATGGCCCCGAAGATCAGCCCGAAGAAATCCTGGGAAGGGTTCGCCGGCTCGGTGGCGGGGGCCATGCTGATCGGCGTCCTGGCCAGCCTTTTTGTGCTGGACAAGCCCTGGTGGGTGGGGATCATCCTGGCGGTAGGAACGGTAACGGCCGCCACTGCGGGGGACCTCGCCGAATCTATGGTGAAACGCGAACTCGGCGTCAAGGACATGAGCAGCATCCTGCCCGGGCACGGCGGCGTCATGGACCGACTTGATTCCATTGTGTTCGCCTCCCCGGTGGTATTCGTCCTGTACGGGCTGCTCGCCGGAGCCTGA
- the pyrH gene encoding UMP kinase codes for MEAVNTVMQPEKSRRRVLLKLSGEVFGGGKLGVDPETVRDVAKQIAAAVPEVEVAIVVGGGNFFRGAELSQSGMDRSRADYMGMLGTVMNCLALQDFLEQAGVETRVQSAITMGQVAEAYIPRRAIRHMEKGRVVIFGAGAGLPYFSTDTVAAQRALEVHADVVLMAKSGVDAVYTADPKKDPTAERLETLSYDDALRRDIRVMDQTAMTMCKDNNLSMVVFGMEGEGNVTRAILGEKLGTLVTA; via the coding sequence ATGGAAGCCGTCAACACTGTAATGCAGCCAGAGAAAAGTCGGCGCCGCGTCCTCCTGAAGCTCTCCGGCGAGGTTTTCGGCGGCGGGAAGCTGGGCGTTGACCCGGAAACCGTCCGCGACGTCGCCAAGCAGATCGCCGCAGCAGTCCCTGAGGTGGAAGTGGCCATCGTGGTTGGCGGCGGCAACTTCTTCCGCGGCGCCGAACTGTCCCAGAGCGGCATGGACCGCTCCCGGGCCGACTACATGGGCATGCTCGGAACTGTGATGAACTGCCTGGCACTGCAGGACTTCCTGGAGCAGGCCGGCGTCGAAACCCGGGTCCAGAGCGCCATCACCATGGGACAGGTGGCCGAAGCCTACATTCCGCGCCGTGCCATCCGGCATATGGAAAAAGGCCGCGTGGTCATCTTCGGTGCAGGGGCCGGGCTGCCCTACTTCTCCACCGACACCGTAGCCGCCCAGCGTGCACTCGAAGTCCATGCCGACGTCGTCCTGATGGCCAAGAGCGGCGTGGACGCCGTGTACACGGCCGACCCCAAGAAGGACCCCACCGCCGAGCGCCTTGAGACCCTCAGCTACGACGACGCGCTCCGCCGCGACATCCGCGTGATGGACCAGACGGCCATGACCATGTGCAAGGACAATAACCTCTCCATGGTGGTCTTTGGCATGGAGGGTGAAGGAAACGTCACCCGCGCCATCCTGGGCGAAAAGCTCGGCACGCTGGTCACCGCCTAG
- the frr gene encoding ribosome recycling factor — protein MIEETLLEAEEKMDKAVEVAKEDFAAIRTGRANPGLYNKVLVDYYGSPTPLQQLASFAIPDARTILITPFDKTALRDIERALSDSEVGANPSNDGNVIRITIPELTKERRKEYVKIVKTKGEDAKVSIRNIRRKAKETLDRLVKDGEAGEDEGTRAEKELDGLTKAHVDGIDELLKRKEAELLEV, from the coding sequence GTGATAGAAGAAACCTTGCTCGAAGCCGAAGAAAAGATGGACAAGGCTGTCGAAGTAGCCAAGGAAGACTTCGCTGCCATCCGTACCGGCCGGGCAAACCCGGGCCTCTACAACAAGGTCCTGGTGGACTACTACGGTTCCCCCACGCCGCTGCAGCAGCTCGCGTCGTTCGCCATCCCGGACGCCCGTACCATCCTGATCACCCCGTTCGACAAGACCGCGCTGCGGGACATCGAGCGTGCGCTCAGCGACTCCGAGGTCGGCGCCAACCCGTCCAACGACGGCAACGTCATCCGGATCACCATCCCGGAGCTGACCAAGGAACGCCGCAAGGAATACGTCAAGATCGTCAAGACCAAGGGCGAGGACGCCAAGGTTTCCATCCGCAACATCCGCCGCAAGGCCAAGGAAACCCTGGACCGGCTGGTCAAGGACGGCGAGGCCGGCGAGGACGAGGGCACCCGGGCCGAAAAGGAACTGGATGGCCTGACCAAGGCGCACGTGGACGGCATCGACGAGCTGCTTAAGCGCAAGGAAGCAGAGCTGCTCGAAGTCTGA